A region of Paenibacillus sp. 37 DNA encodes the following proteins:
- a CDS encoding lasso peptide biosynthesis PqqD family chaperone: MTATTPMNVEDRVTRKEGNLVSDMGSEKVMMSISSGKYYNLGSTGGRIWDLIAEERTLGEVVEVLAAEYEIEPDVCREQVVQFLEHLSREGLIDVTRGV, translated from the coding sequence ATGACAGCGACTACGCCGATGAATGTGGAAGACCGGGTAACCCGGAAGGAAGGCAATCTGGTCAGTGATATGGGCAGTGAGAAAGTCATGATGAGCATTAGCTCTGGAAAATACTACAATCTGGGGAGTACCGGTGGACGAATCTGGGACCTGATCGCAGAAGAACGCACGCTGGGTGAAGTTGTTGAGGTACTTGCTGCGGAGTACGAGATTGAGCCAGATGTATGTCGTGAGCAGGTGGTGCAATTCCTGGAACATCTGTCCCGTGAAGGTTTAATCGACGTTACTCGCGGAGTGTAG
- a CDS encoding ABC transporter ATP-binding protein produces MRKLHHVTGPILYWNLLGMICISLMEGIGIYMLVPMLSLIGIFEMGSTGLNIPWLGEVLNRFSDNSQLLLVLFTFVLIVSGQAWMQRLQTIRNTRIQQQFVRTLRMETYAAIIMAQWSFFLQKRKSDFNHILTTELARVSQGTSIMLQMAASLIFTGIQIGLAFWLSAKLTALVLVCGLLLFIVLRKFVKRAKQIGDQTSEFSQSYYNGITEHFNGIKDIKSNMLERSHMNWFERMCRQIERNVIQFSQLNSGTQLIHRMSAAIIIAAFIYLSLRVMTVPPASLLLIILIFSRLWPRFTAIQSNLEYISSMLPAFRVVRELQAQTAKSREISAEIASAGDVGTDGIQPMELKESITCEDVCYRYEGSDAYSLRNVHASIPARGMTAIVGKSGAGKSTLIDLIMGLVRPESGRILIDGVPLSEERLLSWRSSIGYVSQDPFLFHTSIRENLRLVDPNASEEQMWQALQFSSSAAFVRKLPQGLDTIIGDRGIRLSGGERQRLVLARAMLRNPSVLVLDEATSALDSENEQYIHEALERLKGHVTIIVIAHRLSTIRTADRVIVLDEGRVIQEGGYQQLSTDPVGTFRKLLNMQAGVVGQ; encoded by the coding sequence ATGCGAAAGTTGCATCATGTCACGGGGCCCATTTTATATTGGAATCTGCTAGGGATGATCTGTATCAGTCTCATGGAAGGGATCGGTATCTACATGCTTGTTCCGATGCTGAGTCTGATTGGCATATTTGAGATGGGCTCCACAGGCTTAAACATTCCCTGGCTTGGCGAAGTGTTGAATCGTTTTTCTGATAATAGCCAATTGTTACTCGTATTGTTCACCTTTGTGTTGATTGTCTCCGGACAAGCCTGGATGCAACGTCTCCAGACGATCCGCAATACTCGAATCCAGCAGCAATTTGTACGAACGCTGCGCATGGAAACCTATGCTGCTATTATTATGGCGCAGTGGTCATTTTTTCTCCAAAAACGAAAATCCGATTTCAACCATATATTAACGACTGAACTTGCACGTGTGAGCCAGGGAACGAGCATTATGCTGCAAATGGCAGCCTCTCTGATCTTTACGGGTATTCAGATCGGTCTTGCTTTCTGGTTATCCGCCAAATTGACGGCACTTGTGCTGGTCTGTGGATTGTTATTATTTATCGTCTTACGAAAATTCGTCAAGCGGGCCAAGCAGATCGGAGACCAGACCTCTGAATTCTCACAAAGTTATTATAACGGCATTACCGAGCATTTTAACGGCATTAAAGATATTAAGAGCAATATGCTTGAGCGCTCACACATGAACTGGTTTGAGCGCATGTGCAGACAGATAGAACGCAATGTCATTCAATTTAGCCAATTAAACAGTGGGACACAGCTGATTCACCGGATGTCCGCGGCAATCATCATTGCGGCATTCATCTATCTTTCTCTCCGTGTAATGACGGTGCCACCCGCAAGTCTGCTGCTCATTATCCTTATCTTTTCCCGGTTATGGCCAAGGTTTACGGCGATTCAGTCCAATCTGGAGTACATCAGCTCCATGCTGCCTGCATTTCGGGTAGTCAGAGAACTGCAAGCGCAGACGGCGAAAAGTCGTGAGATTAGTGCAGAGATTGCTTCGGCAGGAGACGTTGGAACTGATGGGATTCAACCTATGGAACTGAAGGAATCTATCACCTGTGAGGATGTCTGCTATCGCTATGAGGGAAGTGATGCGTACTCATTGAGAAATGTGCACGCTTCGATTCCAGCAAGGGGTATGACCGCAATTGTGGGGAAATCCGGAGCAGGAAAGAGCACGCTGATAGATCTGATTATGGGCCTCGTAAGGCCTGAATCTGGTCGTATTCTGATTGACGGAGTGCCTCTGTCAGAAGAACGATTATTGAGCTGGCGAAGTTCCATCGGATATGTCTCCCAGGACCCATTCCTGTTTCATACGAGTATTCGTGAGAATCTGCGTCTTGTTGATCCAAATGCAAGTGAAGAACAGATGTGGCAGGCTTTGCAATTTTCCTCCTCTGCGGCATTTGTACGGAAGTTGCCTCAGGGTCTGGATACGATCATTGGTGATCGGGGTATTCGTCTATCCGGGGGTGAACGTCAGCGATTGGTGCTTGCCCGGGCTATGCTGCGTAATCCTTCTGTATTGGTACTGGATGAAGCAACGAGTGCGCTGGACAGTGAGAATGAACAGTACATTCATGAGGCGTTAGAACGGCTAAAAGGACATGTGACCATTATCGTG
- a CDS encoding nucleotidyltransferase family protein, producing the protein MIRGDLTALSPEELKAGLQGTDWQLFLRLVYHHRLYSVLYLKMKELNSAIIPADVMESLRQQYTVNTFRMLHLTAEMEQVCGAFRERGIRNITLKGPALAHDLYGDVSMRTSKDLDILIPFDDVEAAEGILATLGYVSKEGERAPTVRSWKWREHHICYTHPVKRTQVEIHWRLNPDSGKETDFELLWKRSRFSSYTQTPVRMLEQEDLWAYLVTHGARHGWFRLRWLLDIDQMIRSMPLDVRKLERRLKAEGRLSIGSQALHLASDLLNTSLDVEYRSLMSLSDRTGKRLANEGAKFMNDMLESPADMKSYPSYLFKLRSTKQKWFFFIERLYPSTWDVDQLPLPRSLFFLYFPLRPFLWFWRRIKRYTVTERGKV; encoded by the coding sequence ATGATTAGAGGTGATCTGACGGCTCTATCCCCTGAAGAACTCAAGGCGGGTTTGCAAGGAACCGATTGGCAGCTCTTTCTGCGGCTTGTCTATCATCACCGCTTATACTCTGTCCTTTATTTGAAAATGAAAGAATTGAACTCTGCAATCATTCCTGCAGATGTTATGGAGAGTCTGAGACAACAATATACGGTCAATACGTTCCGCATGTTACATCTGACAGCTGAAATGGAGCAGGTGTGTGGAGCTTTTCGTGAACGCGGTATCCGCAATATTACACTAAAGGGACCAGCGCTCGCCCATGATCTCTATGGCGATGTATCCATGCGAACCTCCAAAGACCTGGATATCCTGATTCCGTTCGATGATGTGGAAGCAGCTGAAGGCATTCTGGCTACCCTCGGATACGTATCCAAGGAAGGGGAGCGGGCACCTACGGTGCGCAGCTGGAAATGGCGGGAACATCATATCTGTTACACCCATCCGGTCAAAAGGACTCAAGTAGAGATCCATTGGCGTCTGAACCCGGATTCGGGGAAAGAAACCGATTTTGAATTGCTGTGGAAACGCAGCCGGTTCAGTTCATACACACAGACACCTGTCCGTATGCTCGAACAAGAAGATCTATGGGCCTATCTCGTAACCCATGGTGCACGACACGGCTGGTTCAGACTGCGCTGGTTACTGGATATCGACCAGATGATCCGCAGCATGCCACTTGATGTGAGGAAATTAGAGAGACGTCTGAAAGCGGAGGGACGTTTATCGATCGGTTCGCAGGCTCTTCACTTAGCCTCAGATCTGTTGAATACGTCGCTGGATGTAGAGTACAGGTCCTTGATGTCCTTGAGTGACCGTACAGGCAAGCGATTAGCCAACGAAGGTGCAAAGTTCATGAACGACATGCTGGAAAGTCCGGCTGATATGAAGTCTTATCCATCGTATCTGTTTAAACTTCGAAGTACAAAACAGAAATGGTTTTTCTTTATTGAGCGTTTATATCCAAGTACATGGGATGTGGATCAATTGCCACTTCCACGTTCTTTGTTTTTTCTATACTTTCCGTTACGTCCGTTTCTCTGGTTCTGGCGGCGAATTAAAAGGTATACGGTGACGGAAAGGGGTAAAGTATGA
- a CDS encoding paeninodin family lasso peptide, translating to MQMEKKEWQAPALEVLEVNQTMAGTGYRQIDWITVHDADLYDPTS from the coding sequence ATGCAAATGGAAAAAAAGGAATGGCAAGCACCAGCTCTTGAAGTGTTGGAAGTCAATCAAACAATGGCCGGTACTGGCTACAGACAAATTGACTGGATCACGGTTCACGATGCGGATCTGTACGATCCAACTTCCTAA
- a CDS encoding paeninodin family lasso peptide: protein MQREKKEWQEPALEILEVNQTMAGTGYKHIDWVTVHDADLYGTS from the coding sequence ATGCAAAGGGAAAAAAAGGAATGGCAAGAACCAGCACTGGAAATATTGGAAGTCAACCAAACAATGGCGGGCACAGGTTACAAACATATTGACTGGGTTACGGTTCACGATGCGGATCTCTACGGAACTAGTTAG
- a CDS encoding sulfotransferase family protein: MIDAQGNGLVFLLCVPRSGSSLSTVMLQNHSRIFATQEMWFLMNLVDLNKADSRAYGGSSIIRQFYNAMVSEDVFEKACRSFALEIYNGFLEGSGADFIVDKSPRYYYMLEWLDRLFPQSKRIHLQRNPLAIAASFKKVNRHTGEGFDLTHSLQSPKLNMKSVDLTLGMLRLNEYFAEPHSNAYELQYERLVSNPQEELEKLCAFLGIRYEQGMEQYGQFLDSAKSDMFYSMGVGDPFLSSHQKAHQGSVNNWKNILEPHEVELYCRVMGADLFHRMGYSEQLAEAEQWTGVHYDASPDQEVIDRITHQLTAATGCQWQPQYRMQPADSVVHDPLGNLNDQVVEEPEKIDPTLAALATIRQLQAALRAADHRLERGYSERERLKVQLASAQSKIQRIKSWVPFGHQISAWASQRKILRGGKS; this comes from the coding sequence TTGATCGATGCTCAAGGTAACGGACTTGTTTTCTTACTATGTGTTCCCCGCAGTGGTAGTTCCTTATCCACCGTCATGCTGCAAAATCATAGTCGTATATTTGCCACCCAGGAAATGTGGTTTCTGATGAATCTTGTCGATTTGAACAAAGCTGATTCACGTGCTTATGGTGGCAGCTCCATCATTCGTCAGTTCTACAATGCCATGGTATCTGAGGATGTCTTCGAAAAGGCGTGCAGAAGTTTTGCTCTTGAGATCTATAATGGATTCCTGGAAGGGAGCGGAGCAGACTTCATCGTTGATAAATCTCCACGATACTATTACATGCTGGAATGGCTGGATCGTCTGTTCCCTCAGTCCAAGCGCATTCATCTCCAGCGTAATCCTCTGGCCATAGCAGCATCATTCAAAAAGGTAAACCGCCACACAGGAGAAGGATTCGACCTGACTCATAGTCTGCAGAGCCCCAAATTAAATATGAAATCTGTAGATCTTACACTGGGTATGCTCCGCTTGAATGAGTATTTTGCCGAACCACATTCCAATGCATATGAATTGCAATATGAACGATTGGTTTCCAATCCTCAGGAAGAACTCGAGAAACTATGCGCGTTTCTGGGAATTCGATATGAACAGGGTATGGAGCAGTATGGACAGTTTCTGGACAGTGCCAAGTCTGACATGTTCTACAGTATGGGCGTGGGTGATCCATTCCTCTCTTCGCATCAAAAGGCACATCAGGGTTCTGTTAACAACTGGAAAAACATATTAGAACCGCATGAAGTTGAACTGTATTGCCGTGTGATGGGGGCAGATCTGTTCCACCGGATGGGATACAGTGAACAGCTGGCAGAAGCCGAACAATGGACGGGTGTACATTATGATGCAAGTCCGGATCAAGAGGTCATTGATCGAATCACGCATCAGTTGACAGCAGCGACAGGTTGCCAGTGGCAACCGCAATACCGAATGCAACCGGCAGATTCTGTCGTACATGATCCGCTTGGCAATCTTAATGACCAAGTTGTCGAGGAACCGGAAAAGATAGATCCCACACTGGCTGCACTGGCAACGATCAGACAGCTGCAAGCCGCATTACGGGCGGCGGATCATCGTCTTGAACGGGGTTACAGTGAGCGAGAACGCTTGAAAGTCCAGCTGGCTTCTGCTCAAAGCAAAATACAGCGTATCAAATCATGGGTACCATTTGGTCACCAGATCAGCGCCTGGGCTTCACAGCGCAAGATTCTACGGGGAGGCAAGTCATGA
- a CDS encoding lasso peptide biosynthesis B2 protein has protein sequence MLRKIKAYLSLPRSMRRLVWEAYILLGWARIQKAMPFAKIAPGLGTPMVETPMTGLDRSEVITIRNISKAISLASKYTLWESRCLVMAIAGMKMLERRKIESTLYMGTARNKQGHMMAHAWLRSGKLIVTGADTMDQYTVVGVFGKRCPEKGSGEIVYDT, from the coding sequence ATGTTGCGAAAAATAAAGGCTTATCTCTCGCTCCCGCGGTCAATGCGTCGACTGGTATGGGAGGCCTATATCCTCCTTGGCTGGGCACGCATACAGAAGGCTATGCCATTTGCCAAAATCGCGCCAGGGCTGGGTACGCCTATGGTAGAAACACCGATGACAGGACTTGATCGCAGCGAGGTCATTACTATACGGAATATTTCCAAAGCGATTTCGCTCGCCAGCAAATATACGTTATGGGAAAGCCGCTGCCTTGTAATGGCGATTGCCGGGATGAAGATGCTTGAGCGACGCAAGATAGAGAGTACGTTATATATGGGGACTGCGCGGAATAAGCAAGGACATATGATGGCTCATGCCTGGCTGCGAAGTGGTAAATTGATCGTGACCGGAGCTGATACTATGGACCAATATACGGTTGTCGGTGTGTTTGGCAAACGGTGTCCGGAGAAGGGATCTGGGGAGATTGTCTATGATACATGA
- a CDS encoding asparagine synthase-related protein: MSAIAGIVHNDGQQALWEDSWRLYASLGHVPADTTGVWKGNEAFLSCHAQWITPESVSEKLPLYDEESGLTITADAILDNREQLADQLQISRAELAMLADSELILRAYQRWGDDVAVRLLGDFVFAIWDERNRKLYAARDITGMRAFYYRHDGSRFAFCTLMNPLLGLEGVHKELDETWLSEFLAIPDMHDSADINSTVYRGISQLPSAHTLVFRDGRLELKQYHRWNEVEPLRLKSDGEYVEAFREVFGQAVGSRLRTHRQVAAALSGGLDSGAVVGFASGTLRSQGKRLQAYSYVPVPDFTDYTSKTLLADERPFIRSTINHVGNITENYLDFEGRSPLSEVDTWLDIMEMPYKYFENSFWIRGFYEKASQQDAGILLTGARGNFTISWGPALDYYASLLKSGRWYRWFREMQQYSERTGMPFSRIAKITGKKAYPEWFKAQSKGASQAASVQLIHPDFAQRTGVLERLKSIIVLQGGAQADALKVRAEKFNNLAIANKNGAVATKCSLRYRAWERDPTSDARVIRFCLSVPIEQYVKQGTDRSLIRRATSPELPDKVRLNQRVRGVQPADWLHRIIPNWDAFTAELRALCSDSKVAGILNTERIKSALANFPSPRPELASHPDLRLMMHSLIVYRFIRKF, from the coding sequence ATGAGCGCCATAGCAGGAATTGTACACAACGATGGTCAGCAGGCGCTATGGGAAGACAGCTGGCGTCTGTACGCAAGCCTGGGGCATGTCCCTGCGGATACAACAGGGGTGTGGAAAGGCAACGAGGCGTTCCTCAGCTGTCATGCCCAATGGATTACACCGGAATCGGTTAGCGAGAAGTTGCCTTTATATGATGAGGAAAGTGGTCTGACCATCACGGCAGATGCCATTCTGGATAACCGGGAACAACTGGCTGATCAACTACAGATATCCAGAGCTGAACTGGCTATGTTGGCGGATAGTGAATTGATCTTACGTGCCTATCAGCGCTGGGGAGACGATGTGGCTGTCCGATTGCTGGGTGATTTTGTATTTGCCATCTGGGATGAGCGGAACCGGAAACTGTATGCAGCGAGAGACATTACAGGCATGAGAGCTTTTTATTACCGACATGATGGTTCACGTTTTGCTTTCTGCACACTCATGAATCCGTTGCTTGGGCTTGAAGGGGTACATAAAGAACTTGATGAGACTTGGCTGTCCGAATTCCTTGCCATTCCTGACATGCATGATTCAGCAGATATCAATTCGACCGTATATCGGGGAATAAGCCAACTGCCTTCTGCACATACACTTGTCTTCCGGGATGGGAGACTGGAACTGAAGCAATATCATCGCTGGAATGAAGTCGAACCTCTGAGGCTTAAATCCGATGGTGAGTATGTAGAAGCGTTTCGGGAGGTCTTTGGGCAGGCGGTTGGATCGCGATTGCGAACTCACAGGCAGGTGGCTGCTGCTTTAAGTGGCGGACTGGACTCGGGAGCCGTGGTTGGTTTTGCTTCCGGTACACTGAGAAGTCAGGGTAAACGGCTGCAGGCCTATAGTTATGTTCCCGTACCGGATTTCACAGATTATACGTCGAAAACGTTGCTCGCAGACGAACGGCCCTTCATACGTTCAACCATTAATCACGTCGGCAATATCACAGAGAACTACCTTGATTTTGAAGGCAGAAGTCCACTCAGTGAAGTAGATACCTGGCTCGACATTATGGAAATGCCCTACAAATACTTTGAAAATTCATTCTGGATTCGCGGATTCTATGAAAAAGCGAGCCAGCAAGATGCAGGCATCCTGCTCACAGGCGCACGTGGTAATTTCACCATCTCCTGGGGGCCGGCTCTGGATTATTACGCCAGTCTCCTGAAAAGTGGACGCTGGTATCGCTGGTTCCGTGAGATGCAGCAGTATAGTGAGCGGACCGGAATGCCCTTCTCCCGTATAGCTAAGATCACCGGGAAAAAGGCATATCCGGAGTGGTTCAAGGCTCAGTCCAAAGGAGCAAGCCAGGCCGCGTCCGTGCAGTTGATCCATCCTGATTTTGCTCAAAGAACAGGTGTACTGGAAAGACTCAAATCCATTATTGTTTTGCAGGGCGGTGCCCAGGCTGATGCACTCAAAGTACGTGCCGAGAAATTCAATAACCTGGCTATTGCGAACAAAAACGGTGCTGTAGCTACAAAATGTTCTCTGCGTTACCGCGCTTGGGAACGTGATCCGACAAGTGATGCCAGAGTCATCCGGTTCTGTTTGTCCGTTCCGATTGAACAATATGTGAAACAAGGGACGGATCGTTCATTGATTCGCCGGGCTACTTCACCGGAGTTGCCTGACAAGGTCAGATTGAATCAACGGGTACGGGGTGTGCAGCCTGCAGATTGGTTACATCGCATCATTCCGAATTGGGATGCCTTTACGGCTGAGTTACGTGCTTTGTGTTCTGACAGCAAGGTTGCTGGCATATTAAACACGGAGCGTATCAAGTCTGCCCTGGCCAATTTTCCGAGTCCAAGACCTGAACTTGCTTCGCATCCAGATCTGCGATTGATGATGCATAGTCTGATCGTCTATCGGTTCATTCGGAAATTCTGA
- a CDS encoding aldolase codes for MLPVHYVAYGLRWSSQIRMPELQIAPKDAETDFDVVDVHIESSDLTPLWEDWDVGNDNFVARDGSLFFKIEDAGLFLMEHGKRILVSPQPGADEKKVRLFILGTCMAVIMMQRGILPLHGSAVVIDGWAYAFVGHSGAGKSTLSAALASRGYPLLTDDVVALTWDAGGRAIVSPGYPQQKLWQPSLDGFGMKEQDYATVHAEITKYAIPVQHYFHEMAVPLGGIFELAPRPEENQTSVQLVEVTGLERLHLLCSHTFRGGLVARQGLAQWLFETASRLSASVEIGRLVRTGAEFTAFEMVDRITDHIRKGVHTGQ; via the coding sequence TTGTTACCTGTGCATTATGTGGCGTATGGTCTGCGCTGGTCGAGCCAAATTCGAATGCCTGAACTACAGATTGCACCCAAGGATGCGGAGACTGATTTTGATGTCGTGGATGTGCACATCGAGTCTTCAGATCTGACCCCATTGTGGGAGGATTGGGATGTAGGCAACGACAACTTTGTGGCACGGGATGGCAGCCTTTTTTTCAAAATCGAAGATGCAGGCCTGTTTCTAATGGAGCATGGAAAGCGTATCCTTGTATCCCCTCAGCCTGGAGCGGACGAGAAAAAGGTCAGATTATTCATCCTGGGCACATGTATGGCTGTCATTATGATGCAGCGTGGTATTCTTCCATTGCATGGCAGTGCTGTGGTTATTGATGGCTGGGCTTACGCATTTGTCGGACATTCGGGGGCAGGAAAATCGACGTTGTCGGCTGCTCTGGCATCACGTGGGTATCCGCTTCTCACCGATGATGTTGTCGCACTGACCTGGGATGCCGGGGGAAGAGCCATCGTATCACCTGGTTATCCGCAGCAGAAATTGTGGCAGCCCAGTCTGGATGGTTTCGGCATGAAGGAACAGGATTATGCCACGGTTCACGCAGAGATTACGAAGTATGCGATACCTGTTCAGCACTATTTTCATGAGATGGCCGTACCACTTGGTGGAATATTCGAACTTGCTCCCCGACCGGAAGAAAACCAAACATCTGTTCAACTGGTTGAAGTGACGGGGCTAGAACGACTGCATCTGTTATGCTCGCATACGTTCCGTGGTGGACTCGTTGCAAGACAGGGGCTGGCACAATGGTTGTTTGAGACGGCTTCAAGGCTTTCAGCAAGTGTGGAGATTGGCAGATTGGTCAGAACGGGTGCTGAGTTTACAGCATTTGAGATGGTGGATCGGATCACAGATCATATACGTAAAGGAGTGCATACAGGACAATGA